From a region of the Vagococcus coleopterorum genome:
- a CDS encoding ComF family protein: MECLQCHQKFCPHVTLKSIFSFRPLIVSQQCQLCRSQFEEISNGGCLICSKETTKDCCADCLAWQAKYPNSTFKLEPIFKYSEEMKEWIALYKFKGHRALCYCFAEEIANYFSNQHGAVVIPIPLASSRYQKRGFNQVEELLKAGSVTYKKLLNKPAQTMEQNKKSKVERLQTSQPFQLNLGAIACIRGRDIILVDDIYTTGRTMYWAVELIEQCSPKTIKGFCLAR, from the coding sequence ATGGAGTGCTTACAATGCCACCAGAAGTTTTGCCCACATGTTACGTTAAAAAGTATTTTTTCTTTCCGACCGCTTATTGTCAGTCAACAATGTCAGCTTTGTCGCAGTCAATTTGAAGAAATTTCTAATGGGGGCTGTTTGATTTGTAGCAAAGAAACGACTAAAGATTGTTGTGCTGACTGTCTCGCATGGCAAGCTAAATACCCGAACAGTACCTTTAAGCTAGAGCCCATTTTTAAATATTCAGAAGAGATGAAAGAGTGGATAGCACTTTACAAGTTTAAAGGCCATCGCGCATTGTGTTATTGTTTTGCAGAAGAAATCGCAAATTATTTTTCTAATCAACATGGTGCAGTGGTTATTCCTATTCCTTTAGCAAGTAGTCGTTATCAAAAAAGAGGATTTAATCAAGTTGAGGAGTTATTAAAAGCAGGGAGTGTAACGTATAAAAAGTTATTGAATAAACCCGCCCAGACGATGGAACAAAATAAAAAATCTAAAGTAGAACGTTTGCAAACGAGTCAACCATTCCAATTGAATCTTGGGGCAATAGCTTGTATAAGGGGACGCGATATCATTTTAGTAGATGATATTTATACGACTGGCAGAACGATGTATTGGGCAGTGGAGTTGATTGAACAATGTAGCCCTAAAACAATTAAAGGGTTTTGTTTAGCAAGATAG
- a CDS encoding DEAD/DEAH box helicase, translated as MPYLGRRLLKSELDSESNNYKEFFSEKTILQNGEKLVCQRCGSQFTKCQFTLLNDTSYCPFCIQMGRCQTDNFLYQKKISKPTNWFQPDALNWKGVLNSYQEAASNQIVEMIKVNGQLLIHGVTGAGKTEMLFKGLEYAFKQELRVALAAPRVDVCLELYPRLLKVFPDISISLLYGKRKEVYQTSQLVICTTHQLLRFYQAFDVMIVDEIDAFPLAGNNVLAFAIKQSRKKISSQIVLTATVTKELSLELANEGYKTMIVPVRYHQKPLPVPELVWCWRWREKLLAKRFPSIVKEILEESREKQESYLIFCPSVEWLLKFHKQLVLQFPSVVIEKVYAKDPSREEKIQSFRGGKIDWLLTTTILERGVTFKGVNVIVVGANHRVYKTASLIQIAGRVGRSSEQPSGHVYFIHDGLTKPLVESIKVIQEMNAKGG; from the coding sequence ATGCCTTATTTAGGTCGTCGTTTACTTAAGAGTGAATTAGACTCGGAGTCAAACAATTATAAAGAGTTTTTTTCAGAAAAAACAATCCTCCAAAATGGAGAAAAACTGGTTTGCCAACGTTGTGGGTCACAGTTTACTAAATGCCAATTTACTTTGTTAAACGATACGAGTTACTGTCCATTTTGTATTCAAATGGGAAGGTGTCAGACAGATAATTTTTTATATCAAAAGAAAATAAGCAAACCGACTAATTGGTTTCAACCAGACGCACTAAATTGGAAGGGAGTGCTGAATAGCTATCAAGAAGCTGCCTCTAATCAAATAGTAGAAATGATTAAAGTCAATGGCCAGTTATTAATTCATGGTGTAACAGGGGCGGGTAAAACAGAAATGCTTTTTAAAGGATTAGAATACGCTTTCAAGCAAGAGCTGAGAGTTGCGCTGGCCGCGCCGCGAGTAGATGTTTGTTTAGAGTTATACCCAAGGTTGCTAAAGGTTTTTCCGGATATTTCAATTAGCTTACTGTACGGTAAGCGAAAAGAAGTCTACCAAACAAGCCAATTGGTTATTTGCACCACTCATCAACTATTAAGATTTTATCAGGCGTTTGACGTCATGATTGTCGATGAAATAGACGCATTCCCCTTAGCAGGTAATAACGTTCTTGCATTCGCAATTAAACAATCACGAAAAAAGATCAGCAGCCAAATTGTCTTAACAGCAACAGTTACCAAAGAACTATCTTTGGAACTAGCTAATGAGGGATACAAAACAATGATTGTGCCAGTGCGCTATCATCAAAAACCTTTACCCGTGCCTGAATTAGTTTGGTGCTGGCGTTGGCGTGAAAAGCTGTTAGCTAAACGCTTCCCATCAATTGTAAAGGAAATTTTGGAAGAAAGCAGAGAAAAGCAAGAGAGTTACTTAATTTTTTGTCCAAGTGTGGAGTGGTTATTAAAATTTCACAAGCAACTAGTTTTACAATTTCCTTCTGTCGTCATTGAGAAAGTTTATGCTAAAGATCCGTCACGTGAAGAAAAAATACAGTCATTTAGAGGAGGGAAAATTGACTGGTTGCTAACCACCACCATTTTAGAACGTGGCGTTACATTTAAAGGGGTTAATGTCATCGTTGTAGGAGCTAATCATCGTGTTTATAAAACAGCTAGTTTGATTCAAATTGCTGGAAGGGTTGGCAGAAGTTCTGAACAGCCATCAGGTCATGTTTATTTCATTCATGATGGTTTGACTAAACCATTGGTAGAATCAATTAAAGTTATACAGGAAATGAATGCTAAAGGAGGATAA
- the hpf gene encoding ribosome hibernation-promoting factor, HPF/YfiA family, whose protein sequence is MLKFNVRGENIEVTEAIRDYVEKRISKLERYFDKEKAPEATAHVNLKVYSDKNAKVEVTIPLPYIVLRAEETSHDLYASIDMVVDKLERQIRKFKTRMNRKQREGNIDTREAAVFLNNLPAEDEIAVEELDIVRTKRLSLKPMDSEEAILQMEMLGHNFFIFEDAETNGTSIIYRRKNGKYGLIETN, encoded by the coding sequence ATGCTAAAGTTCAATGTCCGTGGTGAAAACATCGAGGTTACTGAAGCAATACGAGACTATGTTGAAAAACGTATTTCTAAATTGGAACGTTATTTTGACAAAGAAAAGGCACCGGAAGCAACTGCTCATGTAAACTTAAAAGTCTATTCAGACAAAAATGCTAAAGTAGAAGTTACAATCCCATTACCATATATTGTTTTAAGAGCTGAGGAAACATCACATGATCTATATGCAAGTATCGACATGGTAGTTGATAAGCTAGAACGACAAATTAGAAAATTTAAAACTAGAATGAATCGTAAACAACGTGAAGGAAACATTGATACGCGAGAAGCCGCAGTCTTTTTAAATAACTTGCCTGCCGAAGATGAAATTGCTGTCGAAGAACTAGACATTGTGAGAACTAAACGTTTATCATTAAAACCAATGGATAGCGAGGAAGCAATCTTACAAATGGAAATGCTAGGACATAATTTCTTTATCTTTGAAGATGCGGAAACGAATGGTACAAGCATTATCTATCGTCGTAAAAATGGTAAATACGGTTTGATTGAAACAAATTAA
- the secA gene encoding preprotein translocase subunit SecA, whose amino-acid sequence MANFLKKMVESDKKELKRLEKIADQVDALAEGMEALSDEALTAKTAEFKQRVADGESLDSLLPEAFAVVREGAKRVLGLYPYRVQIMGGVVLHDGNIPEMKTGEGKTLTATMPVYLNALTGEGVHVVTVNEYLSTRDASEMGELYNFLGLSVGLNLNEKSSEEKRMAYACDITYSTNSELGFDYLRDNMVVYREQMVQRPLNYAIVDEVDSILIDEARTPLIISGQAEKSTALYSRADNFVKRLVADEDYKIDVQSKTIALTEEGITKAEETFGLENLYDIENTALTHHLDNALRANFIMLLDIDYVVQDGKVMIVDQFTGRIMDGRRYSDGLHQAIESKEGVEIEDETKTMANVTYQNFFRMYKKLSGMTGTAKTEEEEFREIYNIQVIQIPTNRPLIRDDRADLLYPTLESKFKAVVEDIQERHEAGQPVLVGTVAVETSELISHLLDQANIPHEVLNAKNHFKEAEIILNAGQKGAVTIATNMAGRGTDIKLGLGVKENGGLAVIGTERHESRRIDNQLRGRAGRQGDPGVSQFYLSLEDDLMKRFGSEKVKAMLDRFKIADDEAVIQSKMLSKQVESAQKRVEGNNYDTRKNVLQYDDVMREQREIIYSQRHEVIMEDDTLTPVVMGMINRAIEQVVTDHTSAPDKKDWNLQGIVDFAGNCLVHEDDISLADIEEKTPAEMMTFLNEKAQAIFDEKVEILNGSEQLLEFQKVVILRVVDMKWTDHIDAMDQLRESIGLRAYGQNNPLVEYQQEGYRMFEAMVGSIEYDVTRLFMKSEIRQNVQREQVAQGEAVQPSDDEGKVSADQTKQPRQVEKVGRNEMCPCGSGKKFKNCHGKDL is encoded by the coding sequence ATGGCTAATTTTCTTAAAAAAATGGTAGAGAGTGACAAAAAAGAATTAAAACGTTTAGAAAAAATTGCAGATCAAGTAGACGCTCTTGCAGAAGGCATGGAAGCTTTATCTGATGAAGCTTTAACTGCTAAAACAGCTGAGTTCAAACAACGTGTTGCAGATGGTGAAAGTTTAGATAGCTTATTACCAGAAGCGTTTGCTGTTGTCCGTGAGGGTGCCAAACGTGTTTTAGGTTTATATCCTTACCGTGTTCAAATCATGGGTGGTGTTGTGCTTCATGATGGTAACATCCCAGAGATGAAAACAGGTGAAGGTAAAACGTTAACAGCGACAATGCCTGTTTACTTAAATGCTTTGACTGGCGAAGGGGTTCATGTTGTAACAGTCAATGAATACTTATCAACTCGTGATGCTAGCGAAATGGGTGAATTATACAATTTCTTAGGTTTATCAGTAGGTCTTAACTTAAACGAAAAATCTTCTGAAGAAAAACGTATGGCCTATGCTTGCGATATTACGTACAGCACAAATAGCGAACTTGGTTTTGACTATCTGCGTGATAACATGGTGGTTTACCGTGAACAAATGGTACAACGTCCATTAAATTATGCCATTGTCGATGAAGTTGACTCAATCTTAATTGATGAAGCTAGAACACCATTGATTATTTCAGGTCAAGCTGAGAAATCTACAGCGTTGTATTCTCGTGCGGATAACTTTGTTAAACGCCTAGTAGCAGATGAAGATTATAAAATTGATGTGCAATCTAAAACAATTGCTTTAACAGAAGAAGGAATTACTAAAGCCGAAGAAACATTTGGTTTAGAAAACCTTTATGATATTGAAAATACGGCGTTAACTCATCACTTAGATAACGCTTTAAGAGCAAACTTCATTATGTTATTAGACATTGATTACGTTGTTCAAGATGGTAAAGTGATGATCGTTGACCAATTTACTGGTCGTATTATGGATGGACGTCGTTATTCTGATGGCTTACACCAAGCGATTGAATCTAAAGAAGGCGTTGAAATTGAAGACGAAACAAAAACAATGGCCAACGTGACTTACCAAAACTTCTTTAGAATGTATAAAAAATTGTCTGGTATGACAGGTACAGCTAAAACGGAAGAAGAAGAGTTCCGTGAAATTTACAATATTCAAGTTATTCAAATTCCGACAAATCGTCCATTAATCCGTGATGACCGTGCTGATTTACTTTACCCAACATTAGAGAGTAAATTTAAAGCAGTCGTTGAAGACATTCAAGAACGTCATGAAGCTGGTCAACCAGTCTTAGTCGGAACAGTTGCTGTTGAAACATCAGAATTAATTTCTCACTTATTAGACCAAGCGAATATTCCGCATGAAGTATTGAATGCTAAAAATCACTTTAAAGAAGCGGAAATCATTTTAAACGCTGGTCAAAAAGGTGCGGTCACAATCGCTACTAATATGGCTGGTCGTGGTACCGATATTAAACTTGGTTTAGGCGTGAAAGAAAATGGCGGTTTAGCGGTTATTGGTACGGAACGTCACGAATCTCGTCGTATCGATAATCAATTACGTGGACGTGCAGGTCGTCAAGGTGACCCAGGTGTGTCTCAATTCTACTTATCTCTTGAAGATGATTTAATGAAACGTTTTGGATCTGAAAAAGTTAAAGCAATGTTAGACCGCTTTAAAATTGCTGATGATGAAGCGGTTATTCAAAGTAAAATGTTATCTAAACAAGTTGAGTCAGCACAGAAACGTGTTGAGGGTAATAACTACGATACGCGTAAAAATGTCTTACAATACGATGATGTGATGCGTGAACAACGTGAGATCATCTACAGTCAACGTCATGAAGTCATCATGGAAGATGATACCCTAACACCAGTTGTTATGGGGATGATCAACCGCGCGATTGAACAAGTGGTAACAGATCACACCTCAGCTCCAGATAAAAAAGATTGGAACTTACAAGGCATTGTTGATTTTGCAGGAAACTGTCTTGTTCATGAAGATGATATTTCATTAGCTGATATTGAAGAGAAGACACCAGCTGAAATGATGACTTTCTTAAATGAAAAAGCGCAAGCTATTTTTGATGAAAAAGTTGAAATTTTAAATGGTAGTGAACAATTACTTGAATTCCAAAAAGTGGTGATTTTACGTGTTGTTGACATGAAGTGGACAGATCATATTGATGCCATGGATCAATTACGTGAGTCAATTGGCTTACGTGCCTACGGCCAAAATAATCCTTTAGTTGAATATCAACAAGAAGGTTACCGCATGTTTGAAGCGATGGTCGGATCGATTGAATATGATGTGACTCGTTTATTCATGAAATCAGAAATTCGTCAAAATGTGCAACGTGAACAAGTTGCGCAAGGGGAGGCAGTACAACCTTCTGATGACGAAGGCAAAGTCAGTGCAGATCAAACGAAACAACCCCGCCAAGTTGAAAAAGTTGGTCGTAATGAAATGTGCCCTTGTGGTAGTGGAAAGAAATTTAAAAACTGTCACGGTAAAGATTTATAA